Proteins encoded by one window of Flavobacterium sp. N502540:
- a CDS encoding ParA family protein encodes MNTKKKPLFIAFSSQKGGVGKSTFTTLLASVLHYRLGYNVAAFDADFPQHSLVKMKTRDLAMVMKNEALKKLAYRQFTTLSKKAYPIMPYKADSVLEAAQDFVNDSPTPVDVVFFDLPGTVNTPGILKALAGMHHIFSPITADRVVMESTLIFTQLLQDVIMKKGETSIETINLFWNQVDGRESTPLYEVYNQLIEQLGLSLMQSQIKSSTRFRKESEVDSKTIFRSTILPPDERLMKACQLDLFIDEFLKIIQL; translated from the coding sequence ATGAACACAAAAAAGAAACCTCTGTTTATCGCCTTTTCTTCTCAAAAAGGCGGTGTTGGCAAAAGTACATTTACAACCCTTCTAGCAAGTGTGCTGCACTATCGGTTGGGCTATAACGTAGCCGCATTTGATGCGGATTTTCCACAGCACAGCCTTGTGAAAATGAAGACAAGAGATTTGGCAATGGTAATGAAAAACGAAGCTTTGAAAAAGCTGGCGTATAGACAGTTTACTACCCTCAGCAAAAAAGCCTACCCCATCATGCCGTACAAAGCAGACAGCGTACTAGAAGCAGCTCAAGATTTTGTAAATGATTCTCCTACTCCCGTTGATGTTGTATTCTTCGACCTGCCCGGAACCGTTAACACGCCCGGAATCCTGAAAGCATTGGCAGGAATGCACCATATTTTTAGCCCGATCACGGCTGATCGTGTGGTAATGGAAAGTACACTGATCTTCACACAGCTTTTGCAGGATGTGATTATGAAAAAAGGGGAAACCTCCATAGAAACTATTAACCTGTTCTGGAACCAGGTTGACGGCAGGGAAAGCACGCCTTTATATGAAGTGTATAACCAACTTATTGAACAATTAGGTTTAAGCCTTATGCAAAGCCAAATCAAGAGCAGCACACGATTTCGCAAAGAAAGTGAAGTAGACAGCAAAACCATTTTCCGTTCCACGATATTGCCTCCAGATGAACGCTTGATGAAAGCGTGTCAATTAGACCTCTTCATAGACGAATTTTTAAAAATTATTCAATTGTAG
- the mobA gene encoding conjugal transfer protein MobA: MRENNNNKKHKGGRTPKSDPSIHRHVFRLTDTENAKLLSLFETSGIPNKAKFITSLLFSKEMKTIKIDKGTVDFYMRLTSFHSQFRSVGVNYNQIVKLLYHHFSEKKAAAFLYKLEKQTAEMAALCQKIIQITEEFDAKYLKK, from the coding sequence ATGAGGGAGAACAATAACAATAAAAAACACAAGGGTGGACGCACGCCCAAAAGCGACCCGAGCATCCACCGCCATGTATTTCGTCTGACGGATACGGAAAATGCCAAACTTTTATCGCTTTTTGAAACATCGGGAATTCCCAACAAAGCAAAATTTATTACCTCGCTGTTGTTCAGCAAGGAGATGAAAACGATTAAAATTGACAAAGGAACAGTTGATTTTTATATGCGGTTGACTTCGTTTCACAGTCAGTTCCGCTCCGTAGGCGTCAATTATAATCAGATTGTAAAGCTATTGTACCATCATTTTTCCGAGAAAAAGGCGGCGGCTTTTCTCTATAAATTGGAAAAACAAACTGCTGAAATGGCGGCACTATGCCAAAAAATCATACAGATAACTGAAGAATTTGACGCAAAATATCTGAAAAAATAG
- a CDS encoding relaxase/mobilization nuclease domain-containing protein: MIAKIGRSANLYGALAYNQLKLENEKGEILYGNKIIETASGNYSVAQLAQSFTPYLIANRNTEKHTLHISLNPDPKDKVSDDRFMEMADAYMQEMGYGQQPYVVFKHTDIDRSHIHIVSVCVDEQGKKISDSYEKMRSMNVCRELEKKYGLIPATDKEHKQIDKVFRPVDYKAGDVKSQIASVVRHLANYYHFQTLGEFNALLSLFNITTEKVQGELEGKMQEGLLYIPLNEKGERAGHPFKASLLGKNAGLPALELNYAKYKETLKDHPAKPTIRAAVTIALQLTSGEEAFKKQLVEQGINVVARRNDTGRIYGITFIDHNSKTVWNGSRLGKELSANTFNDFWNKNITPEIKDSVKLQSKISPANNADLPPNEPYHLFDFLYTAQKHEGDLIDALGTLLPEANGEDYQEQDFANRMKKRRKKREGR, translated from the coding sequence ATGATAGCAAAAATCGGAAGAAGCGCAAATTTATACGGAGCTTTAGCCTACAACCAGCTCAAACTTGAGAATGAAAAAGGAGAGATATTGTATGGCAATAAGATAATTGAAACCGCTAGCGGTAATTATTCCGTTGCACAATTAGCCCAATCTTTTACCCCTTATCTCATTGCCAACCGCAATACAGAGAAACATACGTTGCATATCTCGCTTAATCCCGATCCGAAAGACAAAGTAAGTGACGACAGGTTCATGGAAATGGCAGATGCGTATATGCAGGAAATGGGTTATGGACAGCAGCCTTATGTGGTGTTCAAACATACTGATATTGATCGTAGCCATATCCATATTGTATCGGTGTGCGTTGATGAACAGGGGAAAAAGATTTCGGATAGTTATGAGAAAATGCGCTCTATGAACGTCTGCCGTGAACTTGAAAAGAAATATGGATTGATACCTGCAACAGATAAAGAGCATAAACAGATAGACAAGGTTTTCCGTCCTGTAGATTATAAGGCAGGTGATGTTAAAAGTCAGATAGCTTCCGTAGTTCGTCACCTGGCTAACTATTATCATTTCCAAACTTTAGGAGAATTCAATGCCTTGCTTTCTCTTTTTAATATTACCACCGAAAAAGTGCAGGGCGAGTTGGAAGGAAAAATGCAGGAGGGTTTGTTATATATACCTTTGAATGAAAAAGGCGAAAGAGCCGGACATCCTTTCAAGGCTTCTTTATTGGGAAAGAACGCTGGACTGCCGGCTCTGGAATTGAATTATGCAAAATACAAAGAAACTTTAAAAGACCACCCGGCAAAGCCGACCATTAGAGCTGCCGTTACCATTGCCCTGCAATTAACAAGTGGTGAGGAGGCTTTTAAAAAACAGTTAGTGGAGCAAGGAATTAATGTGGTGGCACGTAGAAATGACACAGGACGTATTTACGGAATTACCTTTATAGACCATAATTCTAAAACAGTGTGGAACGGCTCCAGATTGGGAAAAGAACTATCTGCTAACACATTTAATGATTTTTGGAACAAAAATATCACACCTGAAATTAAAGATTCGGTTAAATTGCAATCGAAAATATCCCCAGCAAATAATGCAGATCTTCCGCCAAATGAACCTTATCATTTGTTCGACTTCCTATATACTGCGCAAAAGCACGAAGGCGATTTAATTGATGCATTGGGTACCTTATTGCCAGAAGCCAATGGAGAAGATTATCAGGAACAAGATTTTGCTAATAGAATGAAGAAGAGAAGAAAAAAGAGGGAAGGCAGATAA
- the mobC gene encoding conjugal transfer protein MobC, with product MQGEDDLRGLAKIMAFMRAVSILLILMHLYWFCYCYFIDRGWTLEVINKILGNFQRTVGLFSHTLYTKVFALVLLGLSCLGSKGVKNQKITWAKIYMTLAIGFVLFFLNTPLLRLSITISIILYILSTSLGYIALMVSGIWMSRLLRNNLMEDVFNYENESFQQETILMENEYSVNLPTKFYYKGKWNNGWINIVNPFRATIVLGTPGSGKSYAIVNNYIKQQIEKGFSMYIYDFKFDDLSTIAYNHLLKHSDKYKVQPKFYVINFDDPRKSHRCNPLNPDFMTDISDAYEAAYTIMLNLNRSWIQKQGDFFVESPIILLAAIIWYLKIYDDGKYCTFPHAIELLNKKYSDVFTILTSYPDLENYLSPFMDAWQGGAQDQLQGQIASAKIPLSRMISPQLYWVMTGDDFSLDINNPKEPKILCVGNNPDRQNIYSAALGLYNSRIVKLINKKGQLKSSVIIDELPTIYFRGLDNLIATARSNKVAVCLGFQDYSQLTRDYGDKESKVIQNTVGNIFSGQVVGETAKSLSERFGKVLQKRQGMSINRNDTSTSISTQLDSLIPASKISTLTQGFFVGSVSDNFDERIEQKIFHAEIVVDNQKVASETKGYQQIPEILSFIDENGNDKMKQAIESNYRQIKTDIVLVIETELERIKNDPELKHLVQKESCKKSE from the coding sequence ATGCAGGGAGAAGATGATTTAAGAGGATTAGCCAAAATTATGGCTTTTATGCGGGCAGTAAGTATCCTATTGATATTGATGCACCTTTATTGGTTTTGCTACTGTTACTTTATAGATCGGGGCTGGACACTAGAGGTAATCAACAAAATATTAGGCAATTTTCAGCGTACCGTGGGATTGTTCTCGCATACTCTTTATACCAAAGTATTTGCCTTAGTGTTATTAGGATTAAGCTGCCTGGGTTCAAAGGGAGTTAAAAACCAGAAGATAACATGGGCTAAGATTTATATGACTTTAGCAATTGGCTTTGTTCTGTTTTTTCTGAACACACCTTTATTAAGGCTATCAATAACTATCTCTATAATTCTTTATATCCTTAGCACTAGTTTAGGTTATATCGCTTTAATGGTATCAGGAATATGGATGAGCCGTCTGCTTCGTAATAATCTAATGGAAGATGTTTTTAACTATGAGAACGAAAGCTTTCAGCAGGAAACAATACTGATGGAAAACGAATACTCTGTTAATCTACCTACGAAGTTTTATTACAAAGGAAAATGGAACAATGGCTGGATTAACATAGTCAATCCTTTTCGGGCAACGATTGTCTTAGGTACGCCGGGTTCGGGTAAATCATATGCAATCGTGAACAATTACATCAAACAGCAGATTGAGAAAGGTTTCTCAATGTACATCTACGATTTCAAATTTGATGACCTTTCTACCATTGCATATAATCATTTATTGAAGCACAGCGATAAATACAAAGTACAACCAAAATTCTATGTCATCAACTTTGATGACCCCCGAAAGAGCCACCGTTGCAATCCTCTTAATCCCGATTTCATGACGGATATCTCGGATGCTTACGAAGCAGCATATACAATAATGCTGAACCTCAATCGTAGCTGGATACAGAAGCAGGGCGATTTTTTCGTCGAAAGCCCAATTATCCTTTTGGCTGCAATCATTTGGTACCTGAAAATTTATGACGACGGTAAATATTGCACATTCCCACACGCGATAGAACTCTTGAATAAAAAATACTCAGACGTGTTTACGATTTTAACCTCATATCCCGATTTGGAAAACTATCTGTCGCCTTTTATGGACGCGTGGCAGGGAGGGGCACAGGATCAGTTGCAGGGACAGATAGCCTCTGCAAAAATCCCTTTGTCAAGAATGATTTCGCCTCAACTGTACTGGGTTATGACAGGAGATGATTTTTCATTGGACATCAACAATCCCAAAGAGCCTAAGATATTATGCGTAGGCAATAATCCTGACCGCCAAAATATCTATTCTGCCGCGCTGGGATTATACAATTCACGTATCGTTAAACTCATTAACAAAAAAGGCCAATTGAAGAGTTCTGTTATCATAGACGAGCTGCCCACTATATACTTTAGGGGGCTTGATAACCTTATTGCAACCGCCAGAAGTAATAAGGTGGCTGTTTGCTTGGGCTTTCAGGATTATTCACAGCTGACAAGGGATTATGGCGACAAAGAGAGCAAGGTAATTCAGAATACTGTAGGTAATATTTTTAGCGGCCAAGTGGTCGGCGAAACTGCAAAAAGCCTGTCGGAAAGATTCGGGAAAGTATTGCAGAAAAGGCAGGGCATGAGCATCAACCGCAACGATACATCAACTTCAATATCAACTCAATTGGACAGTCTTATACCTGCTTCCAAAATATCCACCCTGACACAAGGTTTTTTTGTTGGTTCTGTATCAGACAATTTTGATGAACGCATCGAGCAGAAAATTTTCCATGCTGAAATTGTCGTGGATAATCAAAAGGTTGCTTCAGAAACTAAAGGATATCAACAGATACCGGAAATCTTATCTTTTATTGACGAAAACGGGAATGATAAAATGAAGCAGGCAATTGAGAGTAATTACAGGCAGATAAAAACGGATATTGTACTAGTTATAGAAACCGAATTGGAACGTATAAAGAATGATCCCGAGTTAAAGCATTTGGTACAAAAGGAAAGTTGTAAAAAAAGCGAGTAA
- a CDS encoding ORF6N domain-containing protein: MENKPTLSTMEIRNLIYSIRGKQVMLDSNLASLYQVETKNLNKAVKRNIERFPESFCFQLNEEEAEILRFQIGTSSLNYGGRRYLPYVFTEQGVAMASAILRSHIAVKVSVEIMEAFVEMRRILMSNASLFHRLDKIEFKQLEANQKFEEIFKALESDKLHSEKGIFYNGQVFDAYAFVSDIIRTAKSSIILLDNYVDDTVLTLLGKRNNDVSATIYTKNISNQLRLDVQRYNSQYPRIEIEIFFDAHDRFLIIDDTELYHIGASLKDLGKKWFAFSRMDIEVGKMLQILNN, translated from the coding sequence ATGGAAAATAAACCTACCCTTAGCACTATGGAAATCAGAAATCTGATTTATTCCATACGCGGAAAGCAGGTTATGCTCGATAGCAACCTTGCTTCCTTATACCAAGTTGAAACAAAGAACCTCAACAAAGCCGTAAAAAGGAATATAGAAAGGTTTCCTGAATCCTTTTGTTTTCAATTGAATGAAGAGGAAGCTGAAATCTTGAGGTTCCAAATTGGAACCTCAAGTTTGAATTATGGTGGAAGACGCTATTTACCTTATGTTTTTACCGAACAGGGTGTTGCCATGGCTTCTGCTATACTGCGTTCCCACATTGCCGTTAAGGTCAGTGTAGAAATTATGGAAGCCTTTGTAGAAATGCGTAGAATACTTATGAGCAACGCCTCTCTTTTTCATCGATTGGATAAAATTGAATTCAAACAATTAGAAGCGAACCAAAAATTTGAAGAAATTTTTAAGGCTTTGGAAAGCGATAAGCTCCATAGCGAAAAAGGTATTTTCTATAACGGGCAGGTTTTTGATGCCTATGCCTTTGTTTCCGATATTATTCGAACTGCCAAAAGTTCAATCATCCTGCTGGATAATTATGTAGATGACACTGTACTAACTTTGTTAGGTAAGCGGAACAATGATGTTAGTGCGACTATCTATACCAAGAACATTAGCAATCAGCTGCGGCTGGATGTGCAACGATACAACAGCCAATATCCCAGGATTGAAATTGAAATTTTCTTTGATGCTCACGACCGTTTTTTGATAATTGACGATACGGAACTCTATCACATCGGAGCCTCGCTCAAGGATTTGGGTAAAAAATGGTTTGCCTTTTCAAGAATGGATATTGAGGTGGGTAAAATGCTGCAGATATTGAACAATTAA
- a CDS encoding type IA DNA topoisomerase — protein MITIITEKPSVAREIAVIIRATEKKDGYLTGNGYFVTWALGHLVGLGMPEDYGITGFDKASLPILPNPFLLVVRKVSKNQGDSVDTGALKQLRIIRELFDNSDNIIVATDSGREGELIFRYIYEYLKCNKPFKRLWISSLTEKAIKQGFDNLKDGKEFDGLYQAAQARSRADWLVGINATQALSIALANGVYSLGRVQTPTLALICKRYLENRSFKVKNYWQIQLSHNKEMMDFKSISKIKWEDKKLAGDVLKAIARKQTAIITSQVTKSVTEQPPLLFDLTGLQKEANKKLNLSAEETLNISQSLYEQKFITYPRTASKYIPEDMWAEIPNLVRALQKRENIKQNLSQMKWRRFNKHIVNDLRVTDHHGLLTTDKMTSALNPKENAIYNMIAFRLLEAISQPCIKEITVVDLQVLHYDFTSKGCKIMESGWRSIRGSFLDDETDHVMDLPELKKDDKLKIKEASVLEKKTKPPVLYSEAGLLSAMESAGNDIENQGERKVLQNLGIGTAATRAAIIETLLTRNYINRENKSLVPTEKGLLVYELVKDQKIADVAMTAQWELAMEKIENNESDAGTFQKQTEKYAASIANELLQTPIAKNNLPDLICPKCKSQQLIIRDKIVKCPEETCNWIQFRNVCGAQISIDNIKSLVSKGTTSLIKGMKSRSGKKFDAYIVLNDNAETTFEFAKNKGFPSNGK, from the coding sequence ATGATAACAATTATTACAGAAAAGCCCAGTGTGGCAAGGGAAATAGCCGTTATAATCAGAGCCACCGAAAAAAAAGATGGCTACCTGACAGGTAACGGCTATTTTGTTACATGGGCACTGGGCCATCTTGTAGGATTAGGAATGCCCGAAGATTACGGCATCACAGGATTTGACAAAGCATCACTACCGATACTTCCAAACCCTTTTTTACTGGTTGTCAGAAAGGTCAGTAAAAATCAAGGGGATTCTGTAGATACAGGAGCGCTAAAACAACTAAGAATCATTAGAGAACTCTTTGACAACAGCGATAATATTATTGTCGCTACCGATTCAGGACGCGAGGGCGAACTCATTTTTAGGTACATATACGAATACTTGAAGTGCAATAAACCCTTTAAGCGACTTTGGATAAGCTCCCTTACTGAAAAAGCCATTAAACAAGGCTTTGATAATCTCAAAGACGGAAAAGAATTTGACGGATTATATCAGGCAGCACAAGCCAGGAGCCGTGCCGACTGGCTAGTGGGTATCAATGCCACACAAGCGCTCTCCATTGCATTAGCCAACGGGGTTTATTCACTCGGAAGAGTGCAGACACCTACATTGGCTTTAATATGCAAACGCTATCTGGAAAACAGGAGTTTCAAAGTAAAAAATTACTGGCAGATACAGTTGTCCCATAACAAAGAGATGATGGATTTTAAAAGTATCTCAAAAATCAAATGGGAAGACAAAAAACTAGCCGGTGATGTGCTGAAAGCCATTGCGCGAAAGCAAACGGCAATAATTACATCCCAAGTGACCAAAAGCGTTACAGAGCAACCGCCTTTATTGTTCGACCTTACCGGTCTGCAAAAGGAGGCCAATAAAAAATTAAACCTTTCGGCCGAAGAAACCCTCAACATTTCCCAGAGCCTTTACGAACAGAAATTTATCACATACCCACGTACCGCAAGCAAATACATTCCTGAAGATATGTGGGCAGAGATTCCTAATCTTGTAAGAGCTTTACAAAAGAGGGAAAATATTAAACAAAACCTATCTCAAATGAAATGGCGCCGTTTTAATAAACATATCGTGAACGATTTGCGTGTCACTGACCATCATGGACTATTAACTACTGATAAAATGACATCAGCCCTGAATCCAAAGGAAAATGCAATTTATAATATGATTGCCTTTCGATTACTCGAAGCCATTTCACAACCCTGTATCAAAGAGATAACTGTTGTCGACTTACAGGTACTGCATTATGATTTTACATCAAAAGGCTGTAAGATTATGGAATCCGGGTGGCGTTCCATTAGAGGCAGTTTCCTCGATGATGAGACAGATCATGTAATGGATTTGCCTGAGCTGAAAAAGGACGATAAACTTAAAATAAAAGAAGCTTCCGTTCTGGAAAAGAAAACTAAACCGCCTGTGCTTTACTCTGAAGCAGGCCTTTTGTCAGCTATGGAAAGTGCCGGAAATGATATCGAAAATCAAGGTGAGCGAAAGGTTTTGCAAAATTTAGGTATCGGCACTGCAGCTACAAGGGCAGCAATTATCGAAACATTGCTTACCCGTAATTACATAAATAGGGAAAACAAATCTTTGGTACCAACCGAAAAGGGATTATTGGTATATGAACTCGTCAAAGACCAAAAAATAGCAGATGTGGCGATGACTGCCCAATGGGAACTTGCAATGGAAAAAATCGAAAACAACGAATCAGATGCCGGAACATTTCAAAAGCAAACGGAAAAATACGCTGCATCCATTGCCAATGAATTGTTGCAGACCCCAATTGCCAAAAACAACTTGCCAGACCTCATCTGCCCCAAATGTAAAAGCCAACAACTTATCATACGTGACAAAATAGTAAAGTGTCCTGAAGAGACTTGCAACTGGATACAGTTCCGCAATGTCTGCGGTGCGCAAATCAGTATAGACAATATTAAAAGTCTTGTCAGCAAGGGTACAACTTCACTCATTAAAGGAATGAAAAGCAGGTCAGGAAAGAAATTCGATGCGTACATCGTACTGAACGATAATGCAGAAACTACCTTTGAATTTGCCAAAAATAAAGGCTTCCCAAGTAATGGAAAATAA
- a CDS encoding DUF3945 domain-containing protein, which translates to MSEQVKDVLNTPEELSDILLVFDKEKKKIMAVKGIDQNGNLETVDPTHKNQNQFMRVDKHGDVFSNFFSNFFSQLKNPTNFSFFKIPALLAVDTSKEMQKHLDHPTPEGEQLMKQHEVKDYKQKNEINMETTQTNPETSEYKYKPEQIDWETLNHLGLSKEKLEKMSLLDPLLKGYKTNELVPVSLNLGTAVTRMDARLSLKQNDEGQVVLAIHGIRKEPNLNYPFFGHEFTKEDKDNLLQTGNMGRVVDLTNPKNNEIMPSIISIDRLTNEVIALRTDFIKIPDEIKGVKLSEEQKQTLFEGKPLALEGMVSKKGTAFDASVQLNADKRFVEFLFDRNDSNKQTQGNQQNQTQGAPKNFRDKELNNEEYQKLKDGQTVYINGLVDKKGKEYNGYITYNKETNKTDFSFQNPDKIKEQIKPSEAHKTQTAVNSEGKTNEATKNIKEPLKSGQTNPDDKKQQQQQEESNSTAKSKGRKM; encoded by the coding sequence ATGAGCGAACAAGTTAAAGATGTACTAAATACTCCTGAAGAGTTATCAGATATACTGCTGGTATTCGATAAAGAGAAAAAGAAAATCATGGCGGTAAAAGGCATTGACCAAAATGGTAATCTGGAAACTGTTGACCCAACCCACAAAAATCAGAATCAATTTATGCGGGTAGACAAGCACGGGGATGTGTTTTCTAATTTCTTTTCTAATTTTTTCAGCCAACTGAAGAACCCAACTAATTTTTCGTTCTTCAAAATCCCTGCTCTGCTGGCTGTTGATACTTCAAAAGAGATGCAGAAACATTTAGATCATCCTACACCTGAAGGTGAGCAATTAATGAAACAGCACGAAGTAAAAGATTATAAACAAAAAAATGAAATTAATATGGAAACAACACAGACAAATCCGGAAACAAGTGAATACAAATACAAACCGGAACAAATCGATTGGGAAACATTAAACCATTTGGGTTTAAGCAAAGAAAAACTTGAAAAAATGAGCCTTCTTGATCCGCTCCTAAAGGGATACAAAACAAATGAGCTTGTACCGGTCAGCCTTAACCTTGGTACTGCCGTCACCAGAATGGATGCCCGCTTATCCCTCAAACAAAACGACGAAGGACAGGTCGTGCTGGCCATTCATGGCATCCGAAAAGAACCTAATCTGAATTATCCTTTTTTCGGTCACGAGTTCACCAAGGAAGATAAAGACAATCTGCTGCAAACAGGCAATATGGGACGCGTAGTGGATCTCACCAATCCGAAAAACAATGAGATCATGCCTTCCATTATCAGTATAGACAGGCTGACCAATGAGGTGATCGCATTGCGCACGGATTTCATTAAAATTCCCGATGAAATTAAAGGAGTTAAGCTGAGTGAAGAGCAAAAGCAAACTTTATTTGAAGGCAAACCTCTTGCATTAGAAGGTATGGTTTCCAAGAAAGGAACTGCCTTTGATGCATCTGTGCAATTAAACGCAGATAAACGTTTTGTTGAATTTCTCTTTGACCGAAATGATTCTAATAAACAGACACAAGGCAATCAGCAGAACCAAACTCAGGGAGCACCTAAAAACTTTAGAGATAAGGAACTCAATAATGAGGAGTATCAAAAACTTAAAGATGGTCAGACGGTTTATATCAACGGCTTAGTGGATAAAAAAGGAAAAGAATACAATGGATATATCACCTACAACAAGGAAACTAATAAAACAGATTTTTCATTTCAAAATCCTGATAAAATCAAAGAACAGATAAAACCTTCTGAAGCCCATAAAACGCAGACCGCTGTCAATTCCGAAGGCAAAACTAATGAAGCTACTAAGAACATAAAGGAGCCATTAAAATCAGGTCAGACAAATCCTGATGACAAGAAACAACAGCAGCAACAAGAAGAATCTAACTCAACTGCCAAATCAAAAGGGCGTAAAATGTAA
- a CDS encoding helix-turn-helix domain-containing protein gives MNIDRMEFISWMERIIERFDLLNAHISELEKKRGSVDGEELLDNQDILQMLKISGRSLQRYRSIGRLPYYTISGKIYYKLSDVHQFIRESINVQIPKTYARE, from the coding sequence ATGAATATAGACAGAATGGAATTCATTTCCTGGATGGAACGAATCATTGAACGTTTCGATCTTTTGAACGCGCATATCAGTGAACTTGAAAAAAAACGCGGAAGTGTTGACGGCGAAGAGCTATTGGATAATCAAGATATATTGCAGATGCTTAAGATAAGCGGGAGGTCACTTCAGCGTTACCGATCAATCGGCAGGCTGCCCTATTATACAATTAGTGGAAAAATATATTATAAGCTATCAGATGTACACCAGTTCATCAGAGAAAGTATCAATGTCCAAATACCAAAAACATACGCCAGGGAGTGA
- a CDS encoding RteC domain-containing protein, with protein sequence MRSTCENALQVIRKAEQEFSLDPEHIIEKSYHMTTVLRNLLSTVKKNVLEKGFSDENEEINFFKSIKPQILGKLIFYNKVFRIEASCPVVTGKMHHKYFSNELNLLKQEYKEHFYNTDFYRYYRTGRTEWDHHFFCRGKIDLHEGVNSFVFEIDTQFSTYYDYKVARIIANELLHSYLVSKIEPDTQQTAIFSDGNTANRDFFWTDSKNALIELIYALHASGSISHGKAGIRKISMVFQLLFRIQLGDVHHAFHRMKDRTESKSIFLDQLKSSLKQHMEKEI encoded by the coding sequence ATAAGATCGACATGTGAGAACGCACTTCAGGTTATTCGAAAAGCAGAACAGGAATTCAGCTTAGACCCTGAACATATAATTGAAAAATCCTACCACATGACTACCGTGCTTCGAAACTTGCTTAGTACGGTTAAAAAAAATGTTTTAGAAAAAGGATTCTCCGATGAAAATGAAGAGATTAATTTTTTTAAAAGTATCAAACCCCAGATACTGGGAAAACTGATTTTCTATAATAAAGTTTTTCGAATTGAAGCATCATGCCCGGTTGTAACTGGAAAAATGCATCATAAATATTTTTCCAATGAGCTTAATCTCCTTAAGCAGGAATATAAAGAGCACTTTTATAACACTGATTTTTATCGCTACTACCGCACGGGAAGAACCGAATGGGATCACCATTTTTTTTGTCGGGGAAAAATAGACCTTCATGAGGGAGTCAATAGTTTTGTTTTTGAAATTGACACACAATTTTCCACCTATTATGATTATAAGGTAGCTCGTATAATTGCCAACGAACTTCTTCACAGTTACCTCGTTTCTAAAATTGAACCTGACACCCAGCAGACCGCCATTTTTTCAGACGGAAATACAGCAAACAGAGACTTTTTCTGGACAGATTCAAAGAATGCCTTAATCGAATTAATTTATGCACTTCATGCGTCGGGAAGCATTTCTCATGGAAAAGCTGGCATTCGCAAAATAAGTATGGTTTTCCAGCTGCTTTTCAGGATACAGCTCGGTGATGTCCATCACGCGTTCCACAGGATGAAAGACAGGACTGAAAGCAAAAGTATTTTTCTGGATCAGCTCAAATCATCGCTTAAACAGCACATGGAAAAAGAGATATAG